A part of Desulfobacter sp. genomic DNA contains:
- a CDS encoding propionyl-CoA synthetase, whose product MSNAYAEIYDKSINDPDGFWGPIAEDCFWYKKWDKVLDDSNQPFYRWFSGGETNTCYNAVDLHVDNGRGDQTAIIYDSPVTETIIKYTYNELKDQVSRFAGALAAKGVAKGDRVIIYMPMIPEAVFAMLACARLGAVHSVVFGGFAANELATRINDAKPKVIVSASCGIEVKKVIQYKPLLDEAIELSDAKPESCIIFQRPMAEAGMIPGRDYDWKEVLEAAAPHDCVPVAATDPLYILYTSGTTGQPKGVVRDNGGHMVALKWTMGAIYGVDQGDVYWAASDIGWVVGHSYIVYGPLLKGCTTIVFEGKPVGTPDASVFWRIIAEHKVKTLFTAPTAFRAIKREDPGAVMMGDFDLSNFKYLFLAGERTDPDTLSWAENSLKVPVIDHWWQTETGWAIAANCVGIEQFPVKPGSPTKAAPGWNMAVLDNECKPVAPGDIGAIVVKLPLPPGTLPTLWQNDARYKDAYLSKFPGYYETSDAGFIDEDGYIFVMARTDDIINVAGHRLSTGAMEEAIAGHPDVAECAVMGVEDQLKGQIPLGMMVLNAGCDRDHDEVVKEVVALVREKIGPVAAFKTATVVKRLPKTRSGKILRGTMRSIADKKEYKVPATIDDYTILDEIEESLGKIGYGKQA is encoded by the coding sequence ATGTCCAACGCTTATGCAGAGATCTATGACAAATCCATTAATGATCCTGATGGATTCTGGGGACCGATTGCTGAAGACTGTTTCTGGTACAAAAAATGGGACAAGGTATTGGATGATTCCAACCAGCCCTTTTACCGCTGGTTTTCCGGCGGAGAAACCAACACCTGCTACAATGCCGTTGACCTGCATGTGGACAACGGCCGAGGTGACCAGACTGCCATTATCTATGACAGTCCGGTCACCGAGACAATTATAAAATATACCTATAACGAACTCAAAGACCAGGTTTCCAGATTTGCCGGCGCCCTGGCTGCCAAAGGGGTCGCCAAGGGGGACCGGGTGATTATCTACATGCCCATGATCCCCGAAGCCGTCTTTGCCATGCTGGCCTGCGCCCGTCTCGGGGCTGTCCATTCGGTTGTCTTCGGCGGCTTTGCGGCCAATGAGCTGGCCACCCGGATCAACGATGCCAAACCCAAGGTCATTGTGTCGGCCTCCTGCGGGATTGAGGTTAAAAAAGTAATTCAATACAAACCCCTGCTGGACGAGGCCATTGAACTTTCCGACGCCAAACCGGAATCCTGCATCATCTTCCAGCGGCCCATGGCCGAGGCGGGCATGATACCGGGGCGGGACTACGACTGGAAAGAGGTCTTGGAGGCTGCTGCCCCCCATGACTGCGTCCCTGTGGCCGCTACCGATCCCCTGTATATTCTTTACACATCCGGCACCACCGGCCAGCCCAAAGGCGTGGTCCGGGACAACGGCGGCCATATGGTGGCATTGAAATGGACCATGGGTGCCATTTACGGGGTTGACCAGGGGGATGTCTACTGGGCCGCCTCGGATATCGGCTGGGTAGTGGGCCATTCCTATATTGTCTACGGACCGCTGCTCAAGGGCTGCACCACCATTGTTTTTGAGGGGAAACCCGTCGGCACCCCGGATGCGTCGGTGTTCTGGCGGATCATCGCAGAGCATAAGGTAAAAACCCTGTTTACGGCGCCTACGGCCTTCAGGGCCATCAAGCGGGAGGATCCCGGTGCGGTGATGATGGGGGATTTCGACCTGTCAAACTTTAAATACCTGTTCCTGGCAGGCGAGCGCACCGATCCCGATACCCTGTCATGGGCTGAAAACAGCCTCAAGGTGCCGGTGATCGACCATTGGTGGCAGACCGAAACCGGATGGGCCATTGCCGCCAATTGCGTGGGCATTGAACAGTTTCCGGTGAAACCCGGCTCTCCCACCAAGGCCGCCCCTGGTTGGAACATGGCGGTATTGGACAACGAGTGTAAACCCGTTGCCCCCGGGGACATCGGCGCCATTGTGGTGAAGCTTCCCCTGCCGCCGGGTACCCTGCCCACGCTATGGCAGAATGACGCCCGGTACAAGGACGCCTACCTGTCCAAATTCCCGGGATACTACGAAACTTCCGATGCCGGCTTTATCGACGAAGATGGCTACATCTTTGTCATGGCCCGCACCGACGATATTATCAATGTGGCCGGCCACCGGCTGTCCACCGGCGCCATGGAAGAGGCCATTGCAGGCCACCCGGATGTGGCCGAATGCGCCGTCATGGGCGTGGAAGACCAGCTCAAAGGCCAGATTCCTCTGGGCATGATGGTGCTTAATGCCGGCTGCGACAGGGACCATGACGAAGTGGTCAAGGAGGTTGTGGCCCTTGTCCGGGAAAAAATAGGCCCCGTAGCAGCCTTTAAAACGGCAACCGTGGTCAAACGGCTGCCCAAAACAAGATCAGGCAAGATATTGAGAGGGACCATGCGGTCCATTGCAGATAAAAAGGAATATAAAGTACCTGCAACCATTGACGACTATACCATCCTGGATGAAATCGAAGAGTCCCTAGGAAAGATCGGGTATGGAAAACAAGCATGA
- the acs gene encoding acetate--CoA ligase, with product MSKKEVVETTEAQIAVHWKEEEYYYPSSKFIGQANLTDPDVFDRFSLDNFPDYFTEYAELLTWYKYWDEVLDTSDAPCYKWFRGGKINASYNCIDRHLKDNKNKTAIHFVPELEEERVDHITYQELYVRVNEFASLLKNDAKLKRGDRVTIHMPMSAELPITMLACARLGVIHSVVFGGFSASACADRIVDSNSRVLITMDAYYRSGKLLNHKQNADEAVKLSAEQDQTVDTVLVWQRYPGKYSSDTPMVDGRDVFVNEALKNHYGARIEPEQMLSEDPLFLMYTSGTTGKPKGCQHGTGGYLAYVTAMSKYIQDIHPEDVYWCMADIGWITGHSFIVYGPLALCASSVIYEGVPTYPDAGRSWRIAQDLDVNIFHTAPTAIRALRKLGPEEPSKYNYHFKHMTTVGEPIEPEVWKWYESAVGKGEAIIVDTWWQTETGGFLCSTVPGIKPMKPGSAGPGVPGIHPIIYDDDGNGVTESGIAGNICIQNPWPGMFQTIWGDRDRFVDTYFARYCKDPNSKDWKDWPYLTGDAAMQADDGYFRILGRIDDVINVSGHRLGTKEIESAALVVEEVAESAVVPVAHDIKGKEPDLYIALKPGIEASEEIARKISDAVCDQIGKIAKPRKVWLVPDMPKTRSGKIMRRVLGAISNRGDVGNVMTLANPEVVEEIKNMVQK from the coding sequence ATGAGTAAAAAAGAAGTTGTCGAAACCACGGAAGCCCAAATCGCAGTTCATTGGAAAGAAGAGGAATACTATTATCCGTCGTCCAAGTTTATCGGCCAGGCCAACCTGACTGATCCCGACGTCTTTGACCGGTTCAGTCTGGACAACTTCCCAGATTATTTTACTGAATATGCTGAGCTTCTCACCTGGTACAAATACTGGGACGAGGTACTGGATACCAGTGACGCGCCCTGCTACAAGTGGTTCAGAGGCGGTAAAATCAATGCCTCTTACAACTGCATCGACCGCCATCTGAAAGACAATAAAAATAAAACTGCCATCCACTTTGTCCCGGAACTGGAAGAAGAGCGGGTCGACCATATCACCTACCAGGAACTCTATGTAAGGGTGAACGAATTTGCCTCACTGCTCAAAAACGACGCCAAGCTCAAACGGGGCGACCGGGTAACCATTCACATGCCCATGTCCGCAGAGCTTCCCATTACCATGCTGGCCTGTGCCCGCCTGGGCGTCATCCACTCTGTGGTCTTCGGCGGATTCTCGGCATCGGCCTGTGCCGACCGGATCGTGGATTCAAACTCCAGGGTACTGATTACCATGGATGCCTACTACCGGTCCGGCAAACTGCTCAACCACAAGCAGAATGCAGACGAGGCAGTAAAATTGTCCGCAGAACAGGATCAAACGGTTGATACGGTGCTCGTATGGCAGCGGTATCCCGGCAAATATTCCTCTGATACGCCAATGGTGGACGGCAGGGACGTATTCGTGAACGAAGCCCTGAAAAACCACTATGGCGCCCGCATTGAACCAGAACAGATGCTGTCGGAAGATCCGCTCTTCCTCATGTACACCTCGGGTACCACAGGCAAACCCAAGGGCTGCCAGCACGGTACCGGCGGTTATCTTGCCTATGTCACCGCCATGTCTAAATATATCCAGGATATCCACCCCGAGGACGTTTACTGGTGCATGGCGGACATCGGCTGGATCACCGGCCACTCTTTCATCGTTTACGGCCCGCTGGCCCTGTGCGCCTCCTCCGTTATCTACGAAGGGGTGCCCACCTATCCGGACGCCGGACGCTCCTGGCGTATCGCCCAGGATCTGGATGTCAACATCTTCCACACCGCGCCCACTGCCATCCGGGCGTTAAGAAAACTAGGCCCTGAAGAACCTTCCAAGTACAATTACCACTTCAAGCATATGACCACGGTGGGCGAACCCATCGAACCTGAAGTATGGAAATGGTACGAATCTGCCGTGGGTAAAGGCGAGGCCATCATTGTCGACACCTGGTGGCAGACCGAAACCGGCGGGTTCCTCTGCTCCACCGTGCCCGGAATCAAACCCATGAAACCGGGAAGTGCAGGTCCGGGCGTGCCGGGCATCCATCCCATCATCTATGACGATGACGGCAATGGGGTCACGGAATCCGGCATTGCAGGCAATATTTGTATCCAGAATCCCTGGCCCGGGATGTTCCAGACCATCTGGGGAGACCGGGACCGCTTCGTTGATACCTATTTTGCCCGGTATTGCAAAGATCCGAATTCCAAGGACTGGAAGGACTGGCCCTACCTTACCGGTGATGCCGCCATGCAGGCCGATGACGGTTATTTCAGGATCCTTGGCCGGATCGACGACGTAATCAATGTCTCCGGGCACCGCCTGGGCACCAAAGAGATTGAATCCGCCGCCCTGGTGGTTGAAGAGGTGGCAGAGTCCGCCGTTGTTCCCGTGGCCCACGACATCAAGGGTAAAGAACCCGACCTTTACATTGCACTGAAACCCGGCATAGAGGCATCAGAGGAAATTGCCCGGAAGATCTCGGACGCTGTCTGTGACCAGATTGGCAAAATTGCCAAACCCAGAAAAGTCTGGCTGGTACCGGATATGCCCAAGACCCGGTCCGGCAAAATCATGCGCCGGGTGCTTGGGGCCATTTCCAACCGGGGTGACGTGGGCAACGTCATGACCCTGGCCAACCCGGAAGTCGTGGAAGAAATAAAGAACATGGTTCAAAAATAA